A single region of the Thermodesulfatator indicus DSM 15286 genome encodes:
- a CDS encoding FliA/WhiG family RNA polymerase sigma factor: MKSSNLMTKEIENQLKQEFPKNMDLKRRNELIIKYAPLIKFIAGRLAMRLPPNVDINDLISAGIMGLIDAINRFDPERKIQFKTFAEFRIRGAMLDELRSLDWVPRSIRKKANMIEKAYQELEQSLGRPAEDEEVAEALGISIDEFHKMLEETKNVSFIDIETIKRKLPDLNEEDIFDLIEDPDQPDPFEECGLKEIRDLLAKYIDELPEKEKLVLSLYYYEGLTMREIGEILGYTESRISQLHSKALKRLRAKLKGRVGKEFFEEL; encoded by the coding sequence ATGAAATCCTCAAACTTAATGACCAAAGAAATAGAAAACCAATTGAAACAGGAGTTCCCTAAAAACATGGACCTCAAACGCCGTAATGAGCTGATCATTAAATATGCTCCTCTTATAAAGTTCATAGCCGGAAGGCTGGCTATGCGGCTCCCACCAAACGTGGATATAAATGACCTTATAAGCGCAGGCATAATGGGTTTAATTGACGCCATCAATCGTTTTGATCCGGAAAGGAAGATTCAGTTCAAGACTTTTGCTGAATTTCGGATCCGGGGGGCCATGCTTGATGAGTTGCGCTCCCTTGACTGGGTGCCACGTTCTATCAGGAAAAAAGCCAACATGATAGAAAAGGCCTACCAAGAGCTTGAGCAAAGTCTGGGACGCCCTGCTGAAGACGAAGAAGTGGCTGAAGCTTTAGGAATAAGTATTGATGAGTTTCATAAGATGCTTGAAGAAACAAAAAATGTTTCCTTTATAGATATCGAAACTATTAAAAGAAAACTCCCGGACTTAAATGAAGAAGATATTTTCGATTTAATAGAAGACCCTGACCAACCTGACCCCTTTGAAGAGTGTGGTTTAAAAGAAATAAGAGATCTTCTGGCCAAATATATTGATGAGCTACCGGAAAAAGAAAAATTAGTCTTAAGCCTTTATTACTACGAAGGTCTTACTATGAGAGAAATTGGAGAAATCCTTGGTTATACCGAAAGTCGTATTTCTCAGCTCCACAGTAAAGCTTTGAAACGTTTGAGAGCTAAGCTTAAAGGGCGCGTGGGGAAAGAATTTTTTGAAGAACTTTAG
- a CDS encoding chemotaxis response regulator CheY, whose translation MDTNMKVLVVDDFATMRRIIKNILLQLGFKNIIEADDGTTAWEILNKGEKVDLIISDWNMPKMTGIELLKKVRSDDRFKDIPFLMVTAEAQKENIIEAVKYKVSQYIVKPFTPETLQEKLKKIFN comes from the coding sequence ATGGATACCAACATGAAAGTACTAGTGGTAGATGATTTTGCTACCATGCGCCGCATTATCAAAAACATTTTGCTTCAACTCGGTTTTAAGAATATCATTGAAGCAGATGACGGAACCACAGCCTGGGAGATCCTTAACAAAGGAGAAAAGGTGGATCTTATAATATCTGACTGGAATATGCCCAAAATGACCGGTATTGAACTACTAAAAAAAGTAAGAAGTGATGATCGCTTTAAAGACATACCTTTCTTGATGGTTACCGCCGAGGCCCAGAAGGAAAATATTATTGAGGCGGTTAAATACAAAGTAAGTCAATATATCGTTAAGCCGTTTACACCTGAGACTTTGCAAGAAAAACTGAAAAAAATCTTTAACTAA
- a CDS encoding DUF6115 domain-containing protein → MFDITLFFLFQAIFDLILLLLLFLLYLQLRRLGRIPLDEVEKRLKAANELCEKLSENLAQKKELSEKIITALETGADAWESTRKDAQDIKSKVYEMAKKGLDVSEIAKKTGLQEGEVNLILAVKKDKV, encoded by the coding sequence ATGTTTGATATAACGCTTTTTTTCTTATTTCAGGCCATCTTCGATTTAATTCTTTTGTTGTTGCTTTTTCTGCTTTATCTACAACTAAGGCGCCTGGGCCGTATTCCCCTTGATGAAGTAGAGAAACGATTAAAAGCAGCTAATGAACTATGTGAGAAACTTTCGGAAAACCTGGCTCAGAAAAAAGAACTTTCAGAAAAAATTATAACTGCTCTTGAAACAGGTGCTGATGCCTGGGAATCCACACGGAAGGATGCCCAAGATATAAAAAGCAAGGTTTATGAAATGGCTAAAAAAGGTCTTGATGTTTCTGAAATCGCCAAAAAAACCGGACTTCAGGAGGGCGAGGTAAATCTTATTTTAGCCGTTAAAAAAGACAAAGTTTAA
- a CDS encoding HEPN domain-containing protein yields the protein MFKFLKRKGKEPVLESQKPSSWLESSYKDLKRAEELLEKDPDLSAHLAWQAARKALKALERKAGKRVSASSLEELFFKFPEGQNAPRTVREAVKFLDLFKRLAKHEDIFQEVSMGLGPLTPYDAKRVIDAARLVINHLEHRLR from the coding sequence ATGTTTAAATTTTTAAAACGCAAAGGGAAAGAACCTGTTTTAGAATCTCAGAAACCTTCCTCATGGTTAGAAAGCTCCTACAAAGATCTAAAACGCGCTGAAGAGCTCCTTGAAAAGGATCCTGATCTTTCTGCTCATCTTGCCTGGCAAGCAGCTCGTAAGGCTTTAAAAGCTTTAGAACGTAAGGCAGGGAAAAGAGTCTCCGCTTCTTCTCTTGAAGAACTTTTTTTTAAGTTTCCAGAAGGACAAAATGCCCCTAGAACAGTAAGAGAAGCGGTAAAATTTTTAGATTTATTTAAGCGATTAGCTAAACATGAAGATATATTCCAAGAGGTTTCCATGGGCCTTGGCCCTTTAACCCCTTATGATGCTAAACGAGTAATCGATGCTGCTCGGCTAGTTATTAATCACCTGGAACACCGGCTTAGATGA
- a CDS encoding RrF2 family transcriptional regulator, producing MKITTRSRYGTRMMLELAKHYHQGPLQIGEISKRQNLSVKYLEQLIIPLKKAGLIKSIRGPKGGHILSRPPEEITVWDVVSVLEGIKALTPCVIKPELCEHSDTCPTRDVWALLTKNIEECLKGITLADLLKKMEDESQPSPECPLKD from the coding sequence ATGAAAATAACCACTAGGAGTAGATACGGAACACGTATGATGCTTGAGTTAGCCAAGCATTACCACCAGGGGCCCCTTCAAATAGGGGAGATTTCTAAGAGGCAAAATCTATCTGTAAAATATCTTGAACAGCTTATTATCCCTCTAAAAAAAGCCGGGCTTATTAAAAGTATCAGGGGGCCAAAAGGGGGGCATATTCTTTCTCGCCCGCCTGAAGAAATTACCGTCTGGGATGTAGTTTCTGTTCTTGAAGGAATTAAGGCTTTAACTCCCTGCGTTATAAAACCAGAACTTTGTGAGCACAGTGATACCTGTCCTACCCGCGATGTGTGGGCTCTTCTTACCAAAAATATTGAAGAGTGTTTAAAGGGGATTACCCTGGCAGACTTACTAAAAAAAATGGAAGATGAGTCTCAACCAAGTCCAGAATGTCCTTTAAAAGATTAA
- a CDS encoding sensor histidine kinase has translation MDTGLETIKERLLAKRKQYDEYAFTKEQLYALWAFFDLAQEFASIKNFYRLCVLIPKDFFNCESFLYLVKEDNSTELMASSEKGLFDPPKKVNIPLTKKYLKDNSRHFFPFIGNRKLLNLIPVNHKEKDLLGILEIIADSLSPQEVFFFQKYANRIGYSLHIKLVIDQILEHIRFVNDLVADIEHNIIIPNMYYRYLYKQLHKKIDQLNQLISNLSKEESFNLKKFRKDLEVLYEELLSSYQQIEKHYENNSLFLESLLRQEHFKEGRFVLRRKPCRFAKEVIETQLERYRKRFEQAGITIDNRLGGVPEDEEFIIAVDVGLLSQVYANLFSNTLKYAQEVTDEKGKKVKFISFGREIISDYFGPGRDGIKFNVFSTGPHLSPEEAKKLFEEGWRGKNTNGKPGSGRGLYFVRKIIELHGGVVGYEPTPMGNNFYFILPLKAVRHTNGELN, from the coding sequence ATGGATACCGGTTTGGAAACCATAAAAGAGCGTCTTCTAGCCAAAAGGAAACAATACGATGAATACGCCTTTACCAAAGAGCAGCTTTACGCCCTCTGGGCGTTTTTTGATTTAGCCCAGGAGTTTGCTTCTATTAAAAATTTTTACCGTCTTTGTGTCTTAATACCCAAAGATTTTTTCAATTGCGAAAGTTTTTTGTACTTAGTAAAAGAGGACAATTCAACAGAACTAATGGCCTCAAGTGAAAAAGGTCTTTTTGATCCCCCCAAAAAAGTAAATATCCCTTTAACCAAAAAATATTTAAAAGATAACAGTCGTCATTTTTTTCCTTTTATAGGCAACCGCAAACTTTTAAACCTTATCCCTGTTAACCATAAAGAAAAAGACTTACTGGGGATTCTTGAAATTATAGCAGATAGTCTTTCACCACAAGAAGTATTTTTTTTCCAGAAATATGCCAATCGCATCGGCTACAGTTTGCATATAAAGCTTGTTATAGATCAAATATTAGAGCACATCAGATTTGTAAATGATCTGGTAGCTGACATTGAACATAATATTATTATTCCCAATATGTATTATCGCTATCTTTACAAACAATTACATAAAAAAATAGATCAATTAAACCAACTTATCTCAAATTTAAGCAAAGAAGAGTCATTTAATCTGAAAAAATTCAGAAAAGATTTAGAAGTCCTTTATGAAGAATTGCTTAGTAGTTACCAACAAATAGAAAAACATTATGAAAACAACAGTCTTTTCCTGGAAAGCCTTTTAAGGCAGGAACACTTCAAAGAAGGCCGCTTTGTTTTGAGACGCAAACCATGCCGTTTTGCTAAGGAAGTAATAGAAACACAGCTTGAACGTTATCGCAAACGTTTCGAACAAGCAGGAATAACTATAGATAATCGTTTGGGAGGAGTACCAGAAGATGAAGAATTCATTATAGCCGTTGACGTGGGGCTCCTATCGCAGGTTTATGCCAATCTTTTTAGCAATACCCTGAAATATGCTCAGGAAGTCACCGATGAAAAAGGAAAAAAAGTAAAATTTATTTCTTTCGGACGAGAGATAATATCAGATTATTTTGGCCCCGGGCGTGATGGTATTAAGTTCAACGTGTTTAGCACCGGCCCTCACCTAAGTCCAGAAGAAGCTAAAAAACTTTTTGAAGAAGGTTGGCGCGGGAAAAACACCAACGGCAAACCAGGCTCTGGAAGGGGGCTTTATTTTGTAAGAAAAATTATTGAACTCCACGGAGGCGTAGTTGGCTACGAACCCACCCCCATGGGCAACAATTTTTATTTTATTCTTCCCTTAAAGGCCGTACGTCACACAAATGGTGAATTAAATTAG
- a CDS encoding FKBP-type peptidyl-prolyl cis-trans isomerase yields the protein MDKKDALVIEPGDEILIRYRVLANKEVVDTSQEPIVLRVGEGKFMPIVENALVGHKTGERVIVLVSPEEHYGKYDPKKIQVVPSEKIPEGTNPGSIVKIQDEYGVVHPAILKKVEEGLAVVDFNHPLAGKTLRFEVDILGIKKKDSSSEDQEEARGEQ from the coding sequence TTGGACAAAAAAGACGCTTTGGTAATAGAGCCTGGGGATGAAATTCTCATACGCTATCGAGTCTTAGCCAATAAAGAAGTTGTTGACACTTCTCAAGAACCAATTGTACTCAGAGTGGGAGAAGGAAAATTTATGCCCATAGTGGAAAATGCCCTTGTAGGGCATAAAACCGGGGAACGAGTTATTGTGTTAGTTTCTCCTGAAGAACATTATGGAAAATACGACCCCAAAAAAATCCAGGTGGTCCCCTCTGAAAAAATACCTGAAGGAACAAATCCTGGTTCAATAGTAAAAATACAAGACGAATACGGCGTAGTGCATCCTGCCATTCTAAAAAAAGTTGAAGAAGGCTTGGCCGTAGTGGATTTTAATCATCCCTTAGCTGGTAAGACCCTTCGTTTTGAGGTAGACATTTTAGGCATAAAGAAAAAGGACTCTTCCTCGGAAGATCAGGAAGAAGCAAGGGGGGAGCAATGA
- a CDS encoding cofactor-independent phosphoglycerate mutase produces the protein MKYIVLLGDGMGDFPLKELEGKTPLEAALTPGMDFIAQHGDLGLVQTVPPGMEPGSDVANMSLIGYRPEYQYTGRGPIEAASLGLSLRPEDVAFRCNLVTIKKVDDHYIMYDYSAGHISTEEAHVLIKELNEHLSSDKLFLHPGKSYRHILVWRGGPEGIKTYPPHDLLGRDIYEAWLVYENEPILRDFLLKAMAFLEKHPINIKRKEEGKPPANALWPWGQGRMPRLEPFEEKWGLKGAVVAEVDLIKGLGVLAGLRIINVPGATGYLDTNYEGMAMAAIEALKEDIDFVFLHIEAPDEASHEGSLDLKIKAIQDFDRYVVRTVLEEATAQIGEYRLMVVTDHYTPISLRTHASRPVPFAIYDSRHPQIKRSQGYNEKDASETGLFFKTGEKLLSLFLEREPRLPEE, from the coding sequence ATGAAATATATAGTACTTCTTGGCGATGGCATGGGAGACTTCCCTTTAAAAGAACTCGAAGGGAAAACGCCTCTTGAAGCGGCCTTGACCCCTGGTATGGATTTTATAGCCCAGCACGGCGACCTTGGCCTGGTACAGACTGTTCCTCCAGGGATGGAGCCAGGAAGCGATGTTGCCAATATGTCCCTTATAGGCTATCGCCCTGAGTATCAATATACCGGCCGAGGGCCTATTGAGGCGGCAAGCCTTGGTTTGAGCTTGCGCCCTGAGGACGTAGCCTTTCGCTGCAATCTGGTTACCATAAAAAAAGTTGATGACCACTACATCATGTATGATTATAGCGCCGGCCATATCTCCACGGAAGAAGCCCATGTTCTTATCAAAGAGCTAAACGAACACCTTTCCAGTGATAAGCTTTTTTTGCATCCCGGCAAAAGTTATCGTCATATTTTAGTCTGGCGGGGTGGCCCTGAGGGTATAAAGACGTATCCCCCCCACGATCTTTTAGGTAGAGATATATACGAAGCCTGGCTGGTTTATGAAAACGAGCCAATTTTGCGAGATTTTCTTTTAAAAGCCATGGCTTTTCTGGAAAAGCATCCCATTAATATAAAACGCAAAGAAGAAGGAAAGCCCCCGGCTAATGCCTTATGGCCCTGGGGCCAGGGTAGGATGCCTCGGCTAGAACCTTTTGAAGAAAAATGGGGGCTTAAAGGCGCAGTAGTAGCCGAAGTTGATTTGATAAAAGGCCTTGGTGTTCTAGCTGGGTTAAGAATTATAAATGTCCCCGGAGCCACAGGTTATCTTGACACCAATTACGAAGGCATGGCCATGGCCGCTATTGAAGCCTTAAAAGAAGACATAGACTTTGTATTTCTGCACATAGAGGCCCCTGATGAAGCCAGCCACGAAGGCTCTCTTGATTTGAAAATCAAAGCCATCCAGGATTTTGATCGTTACGTAGTACGTACGGTGCTAGAAGAAGCAACCGCCCAAATAGGAGAATACCGACTCATGGTGGTCACTGACCACTATACACCTATATCTTTGCGCACCCATGCTTCAAGGCCGGTACCTTTTGCCATCTATGATTCTCGCCATCCACAGATAAAACGTAGCCAGGGTTACAACGAAAAAGACGCCTCAGAAACCGGCTTATTTTTTAAAACCGGCGAGAAACTTCTTAGCCTCTTTCTGGAAAGGGAACCGCGTCTTCCTGAGGAATAA
- the nadB gene encoding L-aspartate oxidase: MAKKTDFLIIGSGIAGFSLALKVAKLGKVTIVTKKRAVDANTTLAQGGIACVLAEDDSFELHIADTLKVGDGLAQEDVVSLVVCQAPDRIKELLDLGVPFTRDTKDPSKLHLTLEGGHSRRRIVHVEDHTGREVEQVLLSYARKHPNIEILENHLAVDLITLCKVYRGCPREVLGHERCLGAYVLNAQTNEIETFLAKVTVLATGGAGKVYLYTSNADVASGDGIALAYRAGCRVANLEFVQFHPTCLYHPKAKNFLISEALRGEGAILLDPFGKPFMHKYDPEKKELAPRDIVARAIDFELKKTGKECVYLDISHKPKDFIIKRFPYIYETCLKLGIDITREPIPVVPAAHYFCGGIVTDRFGLTDIKGLYALGECTCTGFHGANRLASNSLLEGLAFAHQAAVHLKKEWPLYQKFEPPAVPDWDPGGAVDMEEKVLISHNWDAIRRLMWNYVGIVRTEQRLRLAQKRLNSILEEIEAHYWDYILTSDFIELRNLAHVAKLVIECAIRRKESRGTHFMVEYPQKNDALFRKDTILWRARES, translated from the coding sequence ATGGCTAAAAAAACAGATTTTCTAATAATCGGGTCAGGGATTGCTGGGTTTTCCCTGGCCCTTAAAGTAGCCAAACTGGGAAAAGTTACTATCGTAACCAAAAAGCGAGCCGTAGACGCTAACACTACTCTAGCCCAGGGTGGTATTGCCTGTGTTCTGGCAGAAGATGACTCTTTCGAATTACATATTGCCGACACTTTGAAAGTAGGAGATGGCTTGGCCCAGGAAGATGTAGTCTCTTTGGTGGTGTGCCAGGCACCTGACCGGATTAAAGAACTTCTTGATTTAGGGGTCCCTTTTACCCGGGATACCAAAGACCCTTCAAAACTTCACCTAACTTTAGAAGGTGGGCATAGCAGGCGGCGCATTGTTCATGTAGAAGACCACACTGGCCGAGAAGTAGAACAAGTTTTACTCTCTTACGCCCGCAAGCATCCTAACATTGAGATACTTGAAAACCATTTAGCGGTAGATCTCATTACCCTTTGTAAGGTTTACCGTGGCTGCCCGCGAGAGGTCTTAGGGCACGAGAGATGTCTTGGAGCCTATGTCTTAAACGCTCAAACAAACGAGATAGAAACATTTTTGGCCAAGGTTACAGTGCTGGCCACTGGAGGGGCAGGAAAGGTTTACCTTTATACCAGCAATGCCGACGTGGCCTCAGGAGACGGTATAGCACTGGCCTATAGAGCCGGTTGCCGGGTGGCTAACCTTGAATTTGTGCAATTTCATCCTACCTGTCTTTACCATCCTAAAGCCAAAAATTTTCTCATTTCAGAAGCGCTGCGCGGAGAGGGAGCCATTCTTCTAGATCCTTTCGGTAAACCTTTTATGCATAAATATGATCCAGAAAAAAAGGAACTCGCTCCCCGGGATATCGTCGCCCGAGCCATTGATTTTGAACTTAAAAAAACCGGAAAAGAATGTGTTTACTTAGATATCTCTCACAAACCGAAAGATTTCATAATCAAACGTTTCCCATATATTTACGAGACCTGTTTGAAATTAGGCATTGACATTACCAGAGAACCCATTCCCGTAGTTCCGGCGGCCCATTATTTTTGTGGCGGTATCGTAACCGACCGCTTTGGCCTTACAGACATAAAGGGCCTTTACGCCCTGGGAGAGTGCACTTGCACGGGTTTTCACGGAGCTAACCGCCTGGCGTCTAACTCACTTTTAGAAGGCCTTGCCTTTGCCCATCAGGCGGCGGTTCACCTAAAAAAAGAGTGGCCTCTTTACCAAAAGTTTGAACCTCCAGCCGTGCCGGACTGGGATCCTGGAGGCGCGGTGGATATGGAAGAAAAGGTTCTTATTTCCCACAATTGGGACGCCATAAGACGCCTTATGTGGAACTACGTAGGGATAGTGCGTACTGAACAGCGACTTCGGCTGGCCCAAAAAAGGCTCAACTCCATTCTTGAAGAAATAGAAGCCCACTACTGGGACTATATTCTAACTTCAGACTTTATTGAATTAAGAAATCTGGCCCACGTGGCCAAGCTAGTTATTGAGTGTGCTATAAGACGCAAAGAAAGCCGGGGCACTCACTTTATGGTAGAGTATCCCCAAAAGAACGACGCTCTTTTTCGCAAAGATACTATCCTCTGGCGGGCCCGAGAATCTTAA
- a CDS encoding ammonium transporter translates to MGRWRFFLVLSFFLFVLATGVALAGDPTGAATLKADPGAPVDYVWVLVCGFLVMFMQAGFACVEAGFCRSKNTTNLFTKNLLDFVAGSLAFWAIGFAILMGKDWHGLIGTSGFFLAGDNYDVGTYLSFFWQMVFCATAATIVSGAVAERIKFKAYLLYSIAISAVIYPIYAHWVWGGGWLANLKFGLGHLDFAGSGVVHAVGGIVGLAGAIVLGPRYGKFGRDGKPRAIPGHNIPLAALGVFILWFGWYGFNPGSTFSAHHLRISVIAVNTTLAASAASLTALLIVLWKTNKWDLGMALNGVLAGLVAITAPCAWVESWAAVVIGIIAGIIMVAGVYLLEALKIDDPVGAVPVHGFNGLWGLISVGIFADGTYGNYSIDPPFVKGLLYGGGVDQLIAQIIGAVVLFIWAFGAGYILFKVLDILIGIRIDPREEIQGVDIVEHGTPAYPEFYVIRR, encoded by the coding sequence ATGGGTAGATGGCGTTTTTTTCTGGTTTTATCTTTCTTTCTTTTTGTGTTGGCCACCGGGGTGGCCTTAGCAGGGGATCCCACTGGAGCAGCTACTCTTAAAGCTGATCCAGGGGCTCCGGTAGACTATGTATGGGTTCTCGTATGTGGTTTTCTGGTCATGTTTATGCAGGCAGGTTTTGCCTGTGTGGAAGCAGGTTTTTGTAGGTCTAAAAACACCACTAACCTTTTCACTAAAAACCTGTTGGACTTTGTAGCCGGCTCTCTAGCGTTTTGGGCTATTGGTTTTGCTATTCTTATGGGGAAAGACTGGCACGGTCTTATTGGCACTTCTGGGTTTTTCCTGGCCGGAGACAACTATGATGTAGGAACTTATTTATCATTCTTTTGGCAGATGGTCTTTTGTGCTACCGCAGCTACAATAGTTTCAGGGGCTGTAGCTGAAAGAATCAAGTTTAAGGCCTACTTGCTTTACTCTATCGCTATTAGCGCGGTTATCTATCCTATTTACGCCCACTGGGTATGGGGTGGTGGATGGCTGGCTAATTTAAAGTTCGGTCTCGGGCACCTTGATTTTGCCGGTTCCGGTGTAGTTCACGCAGTGGGTGGAATCGTTGGCCTTGCTGGTGCCATAGTCCTCGGGCCTCGGTACGGCAAATTCGGCCGAGATGGCAAGCCGCGGGCTATTCCCGGCCATAACATTCCTCTTGCTGCCTTAGGTGTTTTTATACTCTGGTTTGGTTGGTACGGCTTTAACCCCGGTTCTACTTTTTCTGCTCACCATTTGCGCATTTCAGTAATAGCAGTCAATACTACCCTTGCGGCTTCGGCAGCCTCTCTTACTGCCTTACTCATTGTTCTTTGGAAAACAAACAAATGGGACCTTGGTATGGCTTTAAACGGAGTCTTAGCCGGATTAGTCGCGATAACCGCTCCCTGTGCCTGGGTAGAATCCTGGGCCGCAGTAGTTATTGGCATTATTGCTGGTATTATTATGGTAGCAGGAGTTTATTTACTTGAAGCCTTGAAAATTGATGACCCGGTAGGTGCGGTACCTGTACACGGTTTTAACGGCTTATGGGGACTTATTTCCGTAGGTATTTTTGCCGACGGCACTTACGGAAACTATTCAATTGATCCTCCTTTTGTTAAAGGACTTCTTTATGGTGGCGGTGTGGACCAGTTGATTGCCCAGATTATTGGTGCTGTAGTGCTCTTTATCTGGGCTTTCGGGGCTGGTTATATCCTTTTCAAAGTCCTTGATATTCTTATCGGTATCCGCATTGATCCCCGTGAAGAAATTCAAGGTGTGGACATTGTGGAACACGGAACCCCAGCTTATCCCGAATTTTATGTAATTAGGAGGTAG
- a CDS encoding P-II family nitrogen regulator, translated as MKEIRAIIRPEKLQDVLDALEKAGHPGVTVAQVEGHGRQAGLVEQFRGREFKVDLLPKMEVRVVCKDSDLERLFKVIADAARTGEIGDGKIFVYDVVDAMRIRSGERGEAAI; from the coding sequence ATGAAGGAAATAAGAGCCATAATCAGGCCAGAAAAATTACAAGACGTACTTGATGCCCTTGAAAAAGCCGGGCATCCGGGAGTCACCGTGGCCCAGGTAGAAGGCCACGGGCGCCAGGCGGGTCTGGTAGAGCAATTCCGCGGCCGCGAATTCAAAGTAGATTTGCTCCCTAAAATGGAAGTACGGGTAGTTTGTAAAGACAGTGATCTTGAAAGGCTTTTTAAAGTAATTGCTGACGCAGCCCGCACAGGAGAGATAGGAGACGGAAAGATTTTTGTCTATGACGTTGTTGACGCCATGCGCATAAGAAGTGGCGAGCGCGGCGAAGCCGCCATTTAA
- a CDS encoding prepilin-type N-terminal cleavage/methylation domain-containing protein, whose amino-acid sequence MLRERREDHRKMGFSLIELLIVVAIIAILAAIAIPQYNKYVKKVAAANVQAVLSACLSEAMAQYADKIKTEYTCKLQGDNGLETVTIELDDNGNLSSLSTTNFEVKGHAVQCTAHTDTNTITCDPA is encoded by the coding sequence ATGCTTAGAGAAAGAAGGGAAGACCACAGAAAGATGGGTTTCTCTTTAATTGAGCTTTTGATTGTCGTGGCTATTATCGCAATTTTGGCCGCTATCGCTATTCCTCAGTACAATAAATATGTAAAAAAAGTAGCTGCTGCTAATGTTCAGGCAGTTCTAAGTGCTTGCTTATCGGAAGCTATGGCCCAGTATGCTGACAAGATTAAAACGGAATATACCTGTAAGTTGCAGGGTGATAATGGTCTTGAAACAGTTACCATAGAATTAGATGACAATGGAAATCTATCGTCATTAAGCACTACTAATTTTGAGGTTAAAGGCCATGCTGTGCAGTGTACAGCCCATACAGATACTAATACCATTACCTGTGATCCGGCTTAA
- a CDS encoding prepilin-type N-terminal cleavage/methylation domain-containing protein, giving the protein MIRERRKDNRKKGFTLVELLIVVAIIAILAAVAIPQYNKYVRKAAAGNAQAALSACLSQAMAEFADNGTTTYTCNLQDTSPSPVTITLNADGNLDSISDTSLTVKGHNVTCTAHTDTNTITCEPS; this is encoded by the coding sequence ATGATTAGAGAAAGAAGAAAGGACAATAGAAAGAAGGGTTTTACTTTGGTTGAACTTTTGATTGTCGTGGCCATTATCGCTATTTTAGCCGCTGTTGCTATTCCGCAGTACAATAAGTATGTAAGAAAGGCAGCTGCAGGTAATGCTCAAGCAGCTCTAAGCGCATGCTTATCGCAGGCTATGGCCGAATTTGCAGATAACGGGACCACCACCTATACCTGTAATTTGCAAGATACAAGTCCTTCCCCTGTTACCATAACTTTAAATGCTGATGGTAATTTGGATAGTATCTCTGATACATCATTAACCGTTAAAGGCCACAATGTCACTTGTACAGCCCATACAGATACTAACACTATTACTTGTGAGCCTAGTTAA